A part of Arcobacter sp. F2176 genomic DNA contains:
- a CDS encoding class II aldolase and adducin N-terminal domain-containing protein — protein MIDQNHVDQLSKLSLTLFRKNFFGIYHGSISTKLDHNTFMINTSDAIFDEMNEKSFCELSMTTQDYRWKLASIEAHIHATIYNNIHEAKYIAFGVPIYTTAYTFEHDEIILDDFFGKTSFDKIKIFDPGDFSTWYDRNALEITKYLKETNNHVMVIKGIGAYVYDRDINELVKKVAILENSCRLLSIKSSFRA, from the coding sequence ATGATCGATCAAAATCATGTAGACCAACTAAGTAAACTATCATTGACACTATTTAGAAAAAACTTTTTTGGAATATATCACGGTTCCATTTCTACAAAATTAGATCATAATACATTTATGATAAATACATCAGATGCAATTTTTGATGAAATGAACGAAAAATCATTTTGTGAATTAAGCATGACTACTCAAGATTATAGATGGAAACTAGCAAGTATAGAAGCTCATATACATGCAACTATATATAACAATATACATGAAGCAAAATATATTGCCTTTGGAGTACCAATATATACAACAGCATATACTTTTGAGCATGATGAAATTATATTAGATGATTTTTTTGGGAAAACATCTTTTGATAAAATCAAAATATTTGACCCAGGAGATTTTTCAACTTGGTATGATAGAAATGCTTTAGAAATAACAAAATATTTAAAAGAGACAAATAATCATGTCATGGTTATAAAAGGAATTGGTGCTTATGTGTATGATAGAGATATAAATGAGTTGGTAAAAAAAGTTGCAATTTTAGAAAATAGTTGTAGATTATTGAGTATAAAATCTAGTTTTAGAGCATGA
- a CDS encoding c-type cytochrome, whose amino-acid sequence MRSLTKILVISSILSLTSVLANEGETIYKACASCHGAKAEKAALGKSQIIKGWDKQKIVNALKGYKAGTYGGAMKGVMKGQVARFDDEKIQAVASYISTLK is encoded by the coding sequence ATGAGAAGTTTAACAAAAATCTTAGTAATAAGTTCAATTTTGAGTTTAACATCAGTACTGGCAAATGAGGGTGAAACTATTTATAAAGCTTGTGCTTCTTGCCATGGTGCAAAGGCAGAAAAAGCAGCTTTAGGAAAATCACAAATTATAAAAGGCTGGGATAAACAAAAAATAGTTAATGCTTTAAAAGGTTATAAAGCAGGAACTTATGGTGGAGCAATGAAAGGCGTTATGAAAGGCCAAGTTGCTAGATTTGATGACGAAAAAATACAAGCAGTTGCTAGCTATATTTCAACATTAAAATAA
- a CDS encoding glycine zipper 2TM domain-containing protein: MKRQSACLILGLTILSSSLFAQGDRFTQRVKVNYSKAVYENIQEIIPNRASRCYEEYEVRTPTNRTSSYRNENIIGVDTIIGATTGVIIGNQIGRGNGKVAAKIVGGLLGATLANGIRNSDYSHNNRNNTEYYYETKRRNICNNRVINKSVLKGYENYFTYNGKSYSKFSPYRENYINIETNINF, translated from the coding sequence ATGAAAAGACAAAGTGCATGTTTAATTTTAGGATTAACAATTCTTTCTTCATCTCTTTTTGCACAGGGTGATAGATTTACCCAACGGGTAAAAGTAAATTATTCAAAAGCTGTTTATGAAAATATTCAAGAAATAATTCCTAATCGTGCTTCTCGTTGTTATGAAGAGTATGAGGTTAGAACACCTACAAATAGGACTTCTTCTTATAGAAATGAAAATATTATAGGAGTAGATACTATTATTGGTGCTACAACAGGTGTAATTATAGGTAATCAAATAGGAAGAGGGAATGGAAAAGTTGCTGCAAAAATTGTAGGTGGACTTTTAGGTGCAACTCTTGCAAATGGAATAAGAAATAGCGATTATTCACATAATAATAGAAATAATACAGAGTATTACTATGAAACAAAAAGAAGAAATATTTGTAATAATAGAGTGATTAATAAAAGTGTTTTAAAAGGTTATGAGAATTATTTTACTTATAATGGAAAATCATACTCAAAGTTTTCCCCATATCGAGAAAACTACATAAATATCGAAACTAATATAAATTTTTAA
- a CDS encoding EAL domain-containing protein, whose amino-acid sequence NKAFSNGKYFSRKIKSFNEGDNITLLFESKYTTLKEELNKQKLELIFVLIAISILALPIVLYFASIPEKLEKEIIKQFITDDLTKLPNLEHLLNDLKEKEFKNCLIILLNITNDKNIQNIYGFNVTKELLRSCANFFLEYKKKDKRFLKIYKVKHNVFAFKYLYKNRETLNESLNQIQNLLENKEFLILNKYEITIDTTIGVSGIDILNNNINELKEAEIALDEALQLNHDISIYNNSHVENLEKYKANIEKIKIIKDAILNNNVIIAFQPIFNNFQGKVEKYEALVRLKYKDKIFYPDEFLQISKKIKKYKTLTKIIIEKTFKFFENKDFEFSINLSMEDILDDEIREYLFKEIIKYNFQNRLVIELVETEAINNYEAFTNFIKEIKKLNCKIAIDDFGSGYSNYDYIIKLSDYIDYLKIDGTLITDIDTNQKTQLLVGTLKFLCDSLKIKTIAEYVENKEIFEFIKAMGISYSQGYYIGKPEFELRENEWIKNEKKKDLNYF is encoded by the coding sequence AAACAAAAGTTAGAACTTATATTTGTATTAATTGCTATATCTATTTTAGCACTTCCTATTGTATTATATTTTGCAAGCATACCAGAAAAACTAGAAAAAGAGATAATTAAACAATTCATAACAGATGATTTAACAAAACTACCTAATTTAGAACATCTATTAAATGATTTAAAAGAGAAAGAATTTAAAAACTGTTTAATAATTCTATTAAACATAACAAATGATAAAAATATACAAAATATTTATGGATTTAATGTTACCAAAGAATTATTAAGAAGTTGTGCCAATTTTTTCCTTGAGTATAAAAAAAAAGACAAAAGATTTTTAAAAATATACAAAGTAAAACATAATGTTTTTGCTTTTAAATATTTATATAAAAATAGAGAAACTTTAAATGAATCATTAAATCAAATTCAGAACTTATTAGAAAATAAAGAATTTTTAATTCTAAATAAATATGAGATAACAATAGATACTACTATTGGTGTAAGTGGGATAGATATACTTAATAATAATATAAATGAACTAAAAGAAGCTGAAATAGCATTAGATGAAGCATTGCAGTTAAATCATGACATTTCTATTTATAATAATTCTCATGTAGAAAACCTTGAAAAATACAAAGCAAATATTGAAAAAATTAAAATTATAAAAGATGCAATTTTAAACAATAATGTAATTATAGCTTTTCAACCCATTTTTAATAATTTTCAAGGAAAAGTTGAAAAATACGAAGCACTTGTAAGGTTAAAATATAAAGATAAAATATTTTACCCTGATGAATTTCTACAAATCTCAAAAAAAATAAAAAAATATAAAACTTTGACTAAAATTATTATAGAAAAAACATTTAAATTTTTTGAAAATAAAGATTTTGAATTTTCTATTAATTTAAGCATGGAAGATATACTTGATGATGAGATAAGAGAATATCTTTTTAAAGAAATTATTAAGTATAACTTTCAAAATAGACTTGTCATTGAGCTTGTTGAAACAGAAGCGATAAATAATTATGAAGCATTTACTAATTTTATAAAAGAAATTAAAAAATTAAATTGTAAAATTGCAATAGATGATTTTGGAAGTGGATACTCAAACTACGATTATATAATTAAGCTTTCTGATTACATAGATTACTTAAAAATCGATGGAACATTAATTACTGATATTGATACAAATCAAAAAACACAACTTCTTGTAGGCACTTTAAAATTCTTATGTGATAGTCTAAAAATAAAAACCATTGCAGAATATGTTGAGAACAAAGAAATTTTTGAGTTCATTAAAGCAATGGGTATTTCTTATTCTCAAGGATACTATATTGGTAAGCCAGAATTTGAACTAAGAGAAAATGAATGGATTAAAAATGAAAAGAAAAAAGATTTAAACTACTTCTAA
- a CDS encoding SH3 domain-containing C40 family peptidase, with translation MKNIYLILSIFTISFLFIGCSSKQLDTEVNDLRIYKQEPLEYTSNIPTLDKNIQEQLNKEFNERYFSPWHKEKFEASLKDVTWQFSYKNKKVYGDNNRLIKKEWFDEQIDNSNFEQYNTFLKKAITVKNSNLRLFPSDSKIFYNPSIAGEGFPFDYNQNSGIKINSPILISHLSKDRAWAYVLSSFAKGWIKVTDIAYMNDDLMNFFENGNYYVAIKDNFPIYKRGIFVEYIKLGTLFPVKNNKAITIGRYGNNEGYSRVIEIPNVYIAKKPIDFNSKNITNIMNQLIAEPYGWGEILNHRDCSALTKDYFAPFGINLKRNSYGQTLDYKYYDVKNLSNEKKKEFIIKNGIPFLTLAYLKGHIMLYIGEKDGEPLFFHNVWGVKTKSFFGKDGRKIVGKAVITSLNMGEELNNFDEKRSLASRILGIVNVTQKKE, from the coding sequence ATGAAAAATATTTACTTAATTTTATCTATATTTACTATTTCTTTTCTTTTTATAGGCTGTTCTTCAAAACAATTAGATACAGAAGTAAATGACTTAAGAATATATAAACAAGAACCATTAGAATACACTTCTAATATTCCAACATTGGATAAGAATATCCAAGAACAATTAAATAAAGAGTTTAATGAGAGGTATTTTTCCCCTTGGCATAAAGAAAAATTTGAAGCAAGTTTGAAAGATGTAACTTGGCAATTTAGCTATAAAAATAAAAAAGTTTATGGAGATAATAATAGATTAATCAAAAAAGAGTGGTTTGATGAACAAATAGATAATTCAAATTTCGAACAATATAACACCTTTTTAAAAAAAGCAATTACTGTAAAAAATTCAAATCTAAGACTTTTCCCAAGTGATAGCAAAATCTTTTATAATCCATCAATTGCAGGGGAAGGTTTTCCTTTTGATTATAATCAAAATTCTGGTATAAAAATTAACTCACCAATTTTAATTTCTCATTTATCTAAAGATAGAGCTTGGGCATATGTTTTATCTTCTTTTGCAAAAGGTTGGATAAAAGTGACAGACATAGCATATATGAATGATGACCTAATGAATTTTTTTGAAAATGGAAACTACTACGTTGCTATTAAAGATAATTTTCCAATATATAAAAGAGGCATCTTTGTAGAATATATAAAACTAGGAACACTATTTCCTGTAAAAAATAATAAAGCAATTACAATTGGAAGATATGGGAATAATGAAGGATATAGTAGAGTAATAGAGATTCCAAATGTCTATATTGCAAAAAAACCAATTGACTTTAATAGTAAAAATATTACAAATATCATGAACCAATTAATTGCAGAACCTTACGGTTGGGGTGAAATTCTAAATCATAGGGATTGTTCTGCTTTGACAAAAGATTACTTTGCACCCTTTGGAATAAACTTAAAAAGAAACTCTTATGGTCAAACTTTAGATTACAAATATTATGATGTAAAAAATCTCTCAAATGAAAAGAAAAAAGAGTTTATTATAAAAAATGGAATTCCTTTTTTAACTTTAGCATATCTAAAAGGTCATATTATGCTTTATATTGGTGAAAAAGATGGAGAGCCTCTATTTTTTCATAATGTTTGGGGTGTAAAAACAAAAAGTTTCTTTGGAAAAGATGGTAGAAAAATTGTAGGGAAAGCTGTAATTACTTCACTAAATATGGGTGAAGAGTTAAACAATTTTGATGAAAAAAGAAGTTTAGCTTCAAGAATACTTGGAATTGTAAATGTTACTCAAAAAAAAGAGTAA
- a CDS encoding GGDEF domain-containing protein translates to MTITISVGKDIFEDILNMKLRVLSKDISKYWRSELLDIKIVDDKIRYDIKKVDNLILTNGLGEEKPSIKIECKEIDYNSKLNKFEFKLGKIVEQKNITTNENFKDNLIEELLREKELLKDMMNKDALTSLYNRRKMEADLELFTKQKHSSLLCAVFIDADRFKGINDSFGHDTGDRVLKYLANKIQSHAYGLNGEAYRYGGEEFIILCFEKKDELIKKLNVLREDIKSQMIFHPLKEISITVSIGVSFYSKANSIDEFIKMADEKVYEAKINGRDRLEVV, encoded by the coding sequence GTGACTATTACTATTTCTGTTGGAAAAGATATATTTGAAGATATTTTGAATATGAAACTAAGAGTTTTATCAAAAGATATTAGTAAATATTGGAGAAGTGAACTTTTAGATATAAAAATTGTAGATGATAAAATTAGATATGATATTAAAAAAGTAGATAATTTGATTTTGACAAATGGGTTAGGAGAAGAGAAACCATCTATTAAAATTGAGTGTAAAGAAATAGATTATAATTCAAAGTTAAATAAATTTGAATTTAAGTTAGGAAAAATTGTAGAACAAAAGAATATAACTACAAATGAGAATTTTAAAGATAACTTAATAGAAGAACTCTTAAGAGAGAAAGAACTACTAAAAGATATGATGAATAAAGATGCTTTAACTTCTTTGTATAATAGAAGAAAGATGGAAGCAGATTTAGAACTTTTTACTAAACAAAAACACTCTTCCTTGCTTTGTGCTGTATTTATTGATGCGGATAGGTTCAAAGGCATAAATGATAGCTTTGGGCATGATACTGGGGATAGGGTTCTAAAATATTTAGCAAATAAGATTCAATCCCATGCATATGGCTTAAATGGTGAAGCTTATAGATATGGAGGCGAAGAGTTTATAATTTTGTGTTTTGAAAAAAAAGATGAATTAATAAAAAAACTTAATGTTTTAAGAGAAGACATAAAGTCTCAAATGATATTTCATCCTTTAAAAGAGATTTCTATAACTGTTTCTATTGGAGTATCTTTTTATAGTAAAGCAAATTCTATAGATGAATTTATAAAAATGGCTGATGAAAAAGTTTATGAAGCAAAAATAAATGGAAGAGATAGGTTAGAAGTAGTTTAA
- a CDS encoding HAMP domain-containing sensor histidine kinase, translating into MLQNKRIILQEYSNDLIARLKDLHINFDKYKFYPRDERFNSAIYDSDKNLIFSTLASAKVKLDEITYTTNNYIHYIKEPESYYLGAKYVLLEVPEDNVWVNAVINNVFIFLICGFSFMFICGYFLLKLFLKPMRDSLHLLDRFIKDTTHELNTPISAIITNIEMIDISRLEDAKLQKKLKRIDTGAKTVSNIYQDLTYLTLKNKIISKNEDLNLSKIVLNRIDYFKTLADVKKISFIKNINSGVRIFCDEKKIGKVIDNLLSNAIKYNKISGTIEVILENNKLIIKDSGKGIPKDKIPSMFERYARFDKNVGGFGIGLNIVYMITKEYNININIKSELEIGTQLELTW; encoded by the coding sequence ATGCTTCAAAATAAAAGAATAATTTTGCAAGAATATTCAAATGATTTAATTGCAAGATTAAAAGACTTGCATATAAATTTTGACAAATATAAATTTTATCCTAGGGACGAGAGATTTAATTCTGCTATTTATGATAGTGATAAAAATCTTATTTTCTCTACACTTGCATCTGCAAAAGTAAAACTTGATGAGATAACTTATACTACAAACAACTACATTCATTATATAAAAGAGCCAGAATCATACTATTTAGGAGCAAAATATGTACTTCTTGAGGTACCTGAAGATAATGTTTGGGTAAATGCTGTTATAAATAATGTTTTTATTTTTTTGATTTGTGGTTTTTCTTTTATGTTTATTTGTGGATATTTTTTATTGAAATTATTTTTAAAACCAATGCGTGATTCATTACATCTTTTAGATAGGTTTATAAAAGATACAACACATGAGTTAAATACACCTATAAGCGCTATTATAACAAATATAGAGATGATAGATATCTCAAGATTAGAAGATGCAAAATTACAAAAGAAACTAAAAAGAATAGATACAGGAGCCAAAACAGTTTCAAATATTTATCAAGATTTAACATATTTGACACTAAAAAACAAAATTATTTCAAAAAATGAAGACTTAAATTTATCAAAAATAGTTTTAAATAGAATCGATTATTTTAAGACCTTAGCTGATGTTAAAAAAATATCTTTTATAAAAAATATAAATTCTGGTGTAAGAATTTTTTGTGATGAAAAAAAAATAGGAAAAGTAATAGACAATCTTTTATCAAATGCAATTAAATATAATAAAATTAGTGGAACAATAGAAGTAATTCTTGAAAATAATAAATTAATCATAAAAGATAGTGGAAAAGGTATTCCCAAAGATAAAATACCATCTATGTTTGAAAGATATGCAAGATTTGACAAAAATGTTGGAGGCTTTGGAATAGGGCTAAATATAGTTTATATGATTACCAAAGAGTATAATATAAATATAAATATAAAATCAGAGCTAGAAATAGGGACTCAGTTGGAGCTTACATGGTAA
- a CDS encoding efflux RND transporter permease subunit: MIKYIIEFGLRKPMLNHMLLLFLLILSVFAYNNIPKEIFPPSALDAVVINGSYAGASSDLLDKMAVEDIEDELSSVKEAADVTSTIKNGNFSITVKLKKGFKAQNVIGDIKDIITKVKTNFPTDMDEPTVKEKINAIPLITVVVYGEKTKTQLLEIAKDLKSTFSKMGDLSDISIWGDSDKELLIEFDEKKILAYGLNLQEVLTAVENLSSIFPAGIIKDTSRHYYLSTFNGEKDIDNIKDTILKISNQKVYLKDIAKIQYELADVNTISHFNGSRDVSIGINKGETGDAVELVRQIKEKLKEYKKIYPELNFATHTDTSVWIKNRLNTVFSNIFFGLCLLFLALFFFINARIAIVIAIGIPTSFMIGLISAEAMGYSLNMLSLLGALIALGMLVDEAIVVGENIYRHMEMGKDRFQAAIDGSVEVYPAVLTATATTIFAFLPILLMTGEIGKFMKILPIMITILLISSLLEAFFFLPLHAKQILRVNKQEQKADKIWDWNKKLYKKILSFLLRKRYTSLIIMVLTIVTLTIFIVMSSKFKFLSDFDTTQVYISGSVGVGKKIEQTEAIVKKIEDKILKNYDFANNLQSVSSVIGLKLDGKNQPETEEFYFQIFVNLNERAPQNFFDKYINPYLSPKYDDTNMIREKSSQTIEKELQKLLEPEIKSGQFEDLKVFTPKAGIVKNDLELSISGNEKEVSTAVTNIKKALNNIDGVLNVADDFMMGNIELKFKVNAYGQDLGISENYIISSIRPFYFKGTYSKMFDKKGIVDVVFQSKNKDYLKSLNAFEIIVPNTNEKVFLKDVVDIVRKNAYSQIFKENGERIVSVTGSISGKMTSAEVFEKLNPILEKYKSKVTIDIKGEQKENKKVQKEMGEAALIAIILIFIALVWMFDSMLKSLIILSTIPLSILGVFVGHFVLGLNITMASLIGMVGLAGVIVNDGIIMMDFIKKAKTLDELLEFALLRLRPILLTSITTILGLFTLMFFASGQALILQPMAVSLGFGVLWATVLNLYYVPMLYRIIYLRKL, translated from the coding sequence GTGATTAAATACATAATAGAGTTTGGACTTAGAAAGCCTATGTTAAATCATATGCTTTTATTATTTTTATTGATTTTATCAGTCTTTGCGTATAACAATATCCCAAAAGAGATATTTCCTCCCTCTGCTCTTGATGCTGTTGTTATAAATGGTTCTTATGCAGGAGCTAGTTCCGATTTACTTGATAAAATGGCTGTTGAAGATATAGAAGATGAACTATCATCTGTAAAAGAGGCTGCAGATGTTACTTCTACAATAAAAAATGGAAATTTTTCAATTACAGTTAAACTAAAAAAGGGTTTTAAAGCACAAAATGTAATTGGCGATATTAAAGATATTATTACTAAAGTAAAAACAAACTTTCCAACAGATATGGATGAACCAACAGTAAAAGAAAAAATCAACGCAATACCTCTTATTACAGTTGTAGTTTATGGGGAAAAGACTAAAACCCAACTTTTAGAAATAGCAAAAGATTTGAAATCAACATTTTCAAAAATGGGTGATTTAAGTGATATTTCTATTTGGGGAGATAGTGATAAAGAGTTACTTATAGAGTTTGATGAGAAGAAAATTTTAGCTTATGGACTTAATTTACAAGAAGTACTAACAGCAGTTGAAAACCTAAGTTCTATTTTTCCAGCAGGTATTATAAAAGATACTTCAAGACACTATTATTTGAGTACTTTTAATGGTGAAAAAGATATTGATAATATCAAAGATACAATTTTGAAAATATCAAATCAAAAAGTTTATTTAAAAGATATTGCAAAAATTCAATATGAATTAGCAGATGTAAATACTATCTCACACTTTAATGGTAGTAGAGATGTTTCTATTGGTATAAATAAGGGAGAAACTGGCGATGCAGTTGAACTGGTTCGTCAAATAAAAGAGAAACTAAAAGAGTATAAAAAAATATATCCAGAACTTAATTTTGCAACACATACTGATACTTCTGTTTGGATAAAAAATAGATTAAATACTGTTTTCTCTAATATCTTTTTTGGATTATGCTTACTTTTCTTAGCCTTGTTTTTCTTTATAAATGCAAGAATTGCAATAGTAATAGCTATTGGAATCCCAACTTCATTTATGATAGGACTTATTAGTGCGGAAGCTATGGGATACAGTTTAAATATGCTTTCACTACTAGGAGCTTTGATTGCTTTAGGAATGCTTGTGGATGAAGCTATTGTTGTGGGTGAAAACATATATCGACACATGGAAATGGGAAAGGATAGGTTCCAAGCTGCTATTGATGGTTCTGTTGAAGTTTATCCAGCTGTATTAACTGCAACTGCAACAACAATATTTGCCTTTTTGCCAATTTTACTTATGACAGGAGAAATAGGAAAGTTTATGAAAATACTTCCTATTATGATTACTATTCTTCTTATTTCATCTTTGCTTGAAGCCTTTTTCTTTTTACCCTTACATGCAAAACAGATTTTAAGAGTAAATAAACAAGAGCAAAAAGCAGATAAAATATGGGATTGGAATAAAAAGTTATACAAAAAGATTTTAAGCTTTTTATTAAGAAAAAGATATACATCTCTTATTATTATGGTTTTAACAATTGTTACTTTAACAATTTTTATTGTTATGAGTTCAAAGTTTAAATTTCTGTCTGATTTTGATACTACACAAGTGTATATAAGTGGATCAGTTGGTGTTGGTAAAAAAATAGAACAAACAGAAGCGATTGTAAAAAAAATTGAGGATAAGATTCTAAAGAATTATGATTTTGCTAATAATTTACAATCCGTATCTTCTGTAATTGGTTTAAAACTTGATGGAAAAAATCAACCTGAGACTGAAGAGTTCTATTTTCAAATATTTGTTAATCTAAATGAAAGAGCACCCCAAAATTTCTTTGATAAATATATAAATCCTTATCTTTCTCCTAAGTATGATGATACAAACATGATAAGAGAAAAATCATCACAAACAATAGAAAAAGAGTTACAAAAACTTTTAGAGCCAGAGATTAAATCTGGACAATTTGAAGATCTTAAAGTCTTTACTCCCAAAGCTGGAATAGTTAAAAATGATTTAGAATTATCAATTAGTGGTAATGAAAAAGAGGTAAGTACTGCTGTTACAAATATAAAAAAAGCTTTAAACAATATAGATGGTGTGTTAAATGTAGCTGATGATTTTATGATGGGAAATATTGAACTAAAGTTTAAAGTTAATGCCTATGGTCAAGATTTAGGAATAAGTGAAAATTACATTATTTCATCAATTAGGCCTTTTTATTTTAAAGGTACATACTCAAAGATGTTTGATAAAAAGGGCATAGTTGATGTTGTTTTTCAAAGTAAAAATAAAGATTATTTAAAAAGTTTAAATGCTTTTGAAATAATAGTTCCAAATACTAATGAAAAAGTATTTTTAAAAGATGTGGTTGATATTGTTAGAAAAAATGCCTATTCTCAAATTTTCAAAGAAAATGGAGAACGAATAGTATCTGTAACAGGTTCTATAAGTGGGAAAATGACTTCAGCAGAAGTCTTTGAGAAGTTAAATCCAATTTTAGAAAAATATAAATCTAAAGTTACTATTGATATAAAAGGTGAACAAAAAGAGAATAAAAAAGTACAAAAAGAGATGGGAGAAGCAGCTTTAATTGCAATTATACTTATTTTTATTGCTCTTGTTTGGATGTTTGACTCTATGCTTAAATCATTGATAATACTTTCAACTATTCCTTTATCTATTTTAGGTGTTTTTGTTGGACATTTTGTTCTTGGATTAAATATTACAATGGCCAGTTTAATTGGTATGGTTGGGCTTGCAGGAGTTATTGTAAATGATGGAATTATCATGATGGATTTTATTAAAAAAGCAAAAACATTAGATGAGCTTTTAGAATTTGCACTTTTGAGATTAAGACCGATTTTACTTACTTCAATTACAACTATTTTAGGTTTGTTTACTTTGATGTTTTTTGCTTCTGGACAAGCTCTTATTTTACAACCAATGGCTGTATCTTTAGGTTTTGGGGTATTGTGGGCTACGGTTTTAAATTTATATTATGTACCTATGTTGTATAGAATTATTTATTTAAGAAAATTGTAA
- the rsmH gene encoding 16S rRNA (cytosine(1402)-N(4))-methyltransferase RsmH, producing MNIPHIPVLYKETLGVFENIDFGYIIDCTLGYAGHSEGLLKQNSNVKLICNDQDNEALEFSKKRLEPFLNRVTFNKGNFETVLNSFKEYDIKGILADIGVSSLQLDKEDRGFGFDSESLDMRMNQEQSLDASVVVNTYSQSELERVFKECGEVKEYKKVASLIVNNRPFTSAKELSTFIAKNMHKGKLHPATLPFQGIRIEVNDELGVLERLFDSIEELKPKNCLIAIISFHSLEDRIVKNYFKKWSKNCICPSDVMRCTCGNNNALGKIITKKPIIPTNEEIKVNPRSRSSKLRVFKFD from the coding sequence ATGAATATCCCACATATCCCAGTATTGTATAAAGAGACACTAGGAGTCTTCGAAAATATTGATTTTGGGTATATAATAGATTGTACTTTAGGATATGCTGGACATTCAGAAGGTTTATTAAAACAAAATTCTAATGTAAAGTTAATATGTAATGACCAAGATAATGAAGCTTTAGAATTTTCTAAAAAGAGATTAGAACCATTTTTAAATAGAGTAACCTTCAATAAAGGAAATTTTGAAACTGTTTTAAATAGTTTTAAAGAGTATGATATAAAAGGTATATTAGCAGATATTGGTGTTTCATCTTTACAATTAGATAAAGAAGACAGAGGTTTTGGTTTTGATAGTGAATCATTAGATATGAGAATGAATCAAGAACAATCTTTAGATGCCTCAGTTGTAGTAAATACTTACTCTCAAAGTGAGTTGGAGAGAGTTTTTAAAGAGTGTGGAGAAGTAAAAGAATATAAAAAAGTAGCTTCTTTGATAGTAAATAATAGGCCTTTTACTAGTGCAAAAGAGTTATCAACATTTATAGCTAAAAATATGCATAAAGGTAAACTTCATCCAGCAACTCTTCCTTTTCAGGGTATTAGAATAGAAGTAAATGATGAATTAGGAGTTTTAGAAAGACTTTTTGATTCAATTGAAGAGCTAAAACCAAAAAATTGTTTGATAGCAATCATCTCTTTTCACTCCTTAGAAGATAGGATTGTAAAAAATTACTTTAAAAAGTGGAGCAAAAATTGTATTTGTCCAAGTGATGTTATGCGTTGTACTTGTGGAAATAATAACGCTTTAGGAAAAATTATTACTAAAAAACCTATTATTCCAACAAATGAAGAGATAAAAGTAAATCCAAGAAGTAGAAGTTCAAAATTGAGGGTTTTTAAATTTGATTAG
- a CDS encoding HU family DNA-binding protein — MNKAEFIDAVAAKAGLSKKDAKCAVDSVLETITETLVKKESVSFIGFGTFSTAARAARTAKVPGTDRTVDVKATTVAKFKVGKALKEAVAK, encoded by the coding sequence ATGAACAAAGCTGAATTTATCGACGCAGTAGCAGCAAAAGCTGGATTATCTAAAAAAGACGCAAAATGTGCAGTTGATTCTGTATTAGAAACTATTACTGAGACTTTAGTAAAAAAAGAATCTGTAAGTTTCATAGGATTCGGAACATTCTCTACAGCTGCTAGAGCTGCTAGAACTGCAAAAGTGCCTGGTACAGATAGAACTGTTGATGTTAAAGCTACTACTGTAGCTAAATTTAAAGTTGGTAAAGCTTTAAAAGAGGCTGTTGCTAAATAA